One window of the Perca flavescens isolate YP-PL-M2 chromosome 16, PFLA_1.0, whole genome shotgun sequence genome contains the following:
- the ppp1r3b gene encoding protein phosphatase 1 regulatory subunit 3B isoform X2, which translates to MPIDMAFPLYLSTEEFLYRTSTKPCQPSLSSCLRFEPSPVMDRTEPEDGPSSGEDSRKTKNPAKKQVTFADHRGLSLTRVKLFSQFDEPIDFPGTVQSMLCSAAAQQDNQLTLDFAQPSSDYLLFRQRLEADYVCLEQCVLREKLLAGTVKVRNVSFEKRVKLRWTSDGWRSHADVDCEYMKDAYPSMHSDTFAFSVALPERLAPRQRVEFAVCYAVDGREYWDSNRGDNYRIVWASAKTNRRHDPADFGIHMERYGSPTCSHGLFPDWPSYAGYENTGPYY; encoded by the exons ATGCCGATCGACATGGCGTTCCCTCTGTACCTGTCCACGGAGGAGTTCCTCTACCGGACGTCTACTAAGCCATGCCAGCCGTCTCTCAGCTCGTGCCTGAGGTTCGAGCCTTCGCCCGTGATGGACCGGACGGAGCCTGAGGACGGCCCGTCCTCCGGGGAAGACTCCAGGAAAACCAAGAA CCCTGCCAAGAAGCAGGTGACGTTTGCCGACCACCGGGGCCTGTCTCTGACCAGAGTCAAGCTCTTCTCTCAGTTCGACGAGCCCATCGACTTCCCCGGGACCGTCCAGTCGATGCTGTGCTCCGCCGCGGCCCAGCAGGACAACCAGCTGACGCTGGACTTCGCCCAGCCGTCCTCGGACTACCTGCTGTTCCGCCAGCGCCTGGAGGCCGACTACGTGTGCCTGGAGCAGTGCGTGCTGCGGGAGAAGCTGCTGGCCGGTACCGTCAAAGTCCGAAACGTTTCCTTCGAGAAGCGCGTGAAGCTGCGCTGGACGTCCGACGGCTGGCGGAGCCACGCCGACGTGGACTGCGAGTACATGAAGGACgcctatcccagcatgcacagCGACACCTTCGCCTTCAGCGTGGCGCTGCCCGAGCGGCTGGCGCCGCGGCAGCGCGTGGAGTTCGCCGTGTGTTACGCGGTGGACGGGCGGGAGTACTGGGACAGCAACCGGGGGGACAACTACCGCATCGTCTGGGCCTCGGCCAAGACCAACCGGCGCCACGACCCCGCGGACTTTGGTATTCACATGGAGCGGTACGGCAGCCCCACCTGCTCACACGGGCTCTTCCCTGATTGGCCGAGTTACGCGGGCTACGAGAACACCGGCCCGTACTACTGA
- the ppp1r3b gene encoding protein phosphatase 1 regulatory subunit 3B isoform X1, with protein sequence MKKAVRLTWVSVVVLVCPSESAMPIDMAFPLYLSTEEFLYRTSTKPCQPSLSSCLRFEPSPVMDRTEPEDGPSSGEDSRKTKNPAKKQVTFADHRGLSLTRVKLFSQFDEPIDFPGTVQSMLCSAAAQQDNQLTLDFAQPSSDYLLFRQRLEADYVCLEQCVLREKLLAGTVKVRNVSFEKRVKLRWTSDGWRSHADVDCEYMKDAYPSMHSDTFAFSVALPERLAPRQRVEFAVCYAVDGREYWDSNRGDNYRIVWASAKTNRRHDPADFGIHMERYGSPTCSHGLFPDWPSYAGYENTGPYY encoded by the exons ATGAAAAAAGCAGTAAGGTTGACATGGGTTTCGGTTGTAGTCCTTG tGTGTCCTTCCGAGTCTGCGATGCCGATCGACATGGCGTTCCCTCTGTACCTGTCCACGGAGGAGTTCCTCTACCGGACGTCTACTAAGCCATGCCAGCCGTCTCTCAGCTCGTGCCTGAGGTTCGAGCCTTCGCCCGTGATGGACCGGACGGAGCCTGAGGACGGCCCGTCCTCCGGGGAAGACTCCAGGAAAACCAAGAA CCCTGCCAAGAAGCAGGTGACGTTTGCCGACCACCGGGGCCTGTCTCTGACCAGAGTCAAGCTCTTCTCTCAGTTCGACGAGCCCATCGACTTCCCCGGGACCGTCCAGTCGATGCTGTGCTCCGCCGCGGCCCAGCAGGACAACCAGCTGACGCTGGACTTCGCCCAGCCGTCCTCGGACTACCTGCTGTTCCGCCAGCGCCTGGAGGCCGACTACGTGTGCCTGGAGCAGTGCGTGCTGCGGGAGAAGCTGCTGGCCGGTACCGTCAAAGTCCGAAACGTTTCCTTCGAGAAGCGCGTGAAGCTGCGCTGGACGTCCGACGGCTGGCGGAGCCACGCCGACGTGGACTGCGAGTACATGAAGGACgcctatcccagcatgcacagCGACACCTTCGCCTTCAGCGTGGCGCTGCCCGAGCGGCTGGCGCCGCGGCAGCGCGTGGAGTTCGCCGTGTGTTACGCGGTGGACGGGCGGGAGTACTGGGACAGCAACCGGGGGGACAACTACCGCATCGTCTGGGCCTCGGCCAAGACCAACCGGCGCCACGACCCCGCGGACTTTGGTATTCACATGGAGCGGTACGGCAGCCCCACCTGCTCACACGGGCTCTTCCCTGATTGGCCGAGTTACGCGGGCTACGAGAACACCGGCCCGTACTACTGA